The segment GCAGAATTGGTGTTTGCTGAGAATGTTGCCCGTTTTGATtggagacaaaataaaaaatccaggTGACAACAAAGTATGGCAGTTGGTTTTGCAACTTAGAGAAGTTGTGGACCTCATTTGTGCACCTGCAATTTCAATTGGTCAGATAGCCTACCTAAGAGTTCTGATTGATGAATATTTGCATTGCCGAATACAAACCTTTCCTGACAACCCACTGAAGCCCAAACATCATTATGTCAGTCATTATCCTGAGCTTATTATCCAGTTTGGGCCACTTATTCGCCTATGGACTTTAAGATTCGAGAGCAAACACGCATATTTTAAGCAGTGTTTGAGAAAATTGCGCAACTTTAAGAATCCATGTTCTACCCTTGCAGAGAGACATCAGCTTCTGCAGGCCTTTCTGAGTGCTGGTACATTCTTCCCTCCAGGTGTTTCAGTGGAGAGGGGCACACAGTTTTTCTCAGATGACTACAATGATGTAATCATAGAAGCAGTTGCACATCACAATTTTGACTCCACAAACACTCTGATAGCCAATGAAGTGACTGTGAAGGGGACAAAATACAGAAAGAACATGCTCATTgtgattgatgatgatgatgatgaggggcTTGTCACTGGAAAAATCAAAGTGGTTCTCGTTCATAAGGATTCAGCAGTATATTTTATTGCTGAAAAGTATCGTGCCCTGCGTATTCCTGACATGGGTGTTTACAGCCTCACACTGATGCAGAGAAGCTACTGTTGTATTAATCAGGAGAATCTGCTAGATTACTATCCCTTGCCTGAGTACACTGTCCATGGCACACCACTGATAATTCTTCACCATTCTTTCCCTCTAGTCCAGAATGATGGCGAACATGAGTGAAGAAATCAAAGAGATCATCTGCAAGACCTTGCCAAATCTGTCTAAAGAAACCCAGTTACAAATAATATCAAAACTTCAGAGCTCTGGCTTGGAATCAAAAGAAGACTTAAAATATGTACAACAGGAAGACATTGCTGATCTGTTACCTGTTATCCAGCGCAGAAAACTCCTGGATGCATTCAAGTTAGGTATGGTTAATTTAGTGTGCCATTCTCTTGTTATATTCTCTTGTTTATTCAGTTGTGgaatttcttttttctaaaaCTACATAATGCacctttaaactttttaaatatgcCTAATATAAGGAGAGTTAAGTAGACTTTTGGCCAAATGTCTGTAGTGACTCTGATATAGTTTATTAGTTATGTGCcctaatcttttttttgtttgtttgtttttttagaaactGAGGCAGTTACATTGGATCTTCAAGTCATTCCAACTTCGTCACCAATGGCGAGTAGTGATTGGTCGGTGTCTGGGTCTTCATCACCAACATTATGCACTCCGCCTAATTCTAGCTCATCACAGCTATCGACCATTTCATCATGTTCAAGCCAGGGAAGAAACAGCGAGCAAATCAACAGACCTTCCACATCTCAGATAATGAAAACATGGCCAGAAACATTTCAGGTCCCTTGGGAACAAATGCCACAGGAAATTCGTTCTGCTATTGCAGATGGCAAGAGACCTAAACCAGTTGAGCGACGCCAAATGGTACGAGTACTCGCGGATGAAATGAGAAGGTATGAAGCTAACCCCACTCGCGCACAGTGCCTAACTGTGGTTCGAAATATCATCAGGCAGTACCCAAAGAGTTTTGCTGATATTGCACCAGATGGGTCACTTCTGTGTGGAGGTTATACATCACTTTTGATTCAATTGAAAAACCGCATTGAGAATGTGAACCGTGACGGAAGCTTCTCATGCCACCGATCCTCTACAGGCAAGAGGGGTCCAACTAACACATATGGTTGTACACGTTTTCAGCCAGAGCTACCCCCAGAAGAAACCGATGACACTGTGGAGCAGCACCGCCAGAGACTGGAGGAGATTTACAGACAAGAGGGTGCAGGTGGAGCAGAAagagcagaagttaaaaatctaATGGAGCTCACATTCACTCTACAACGTCGCCATATAAATACACTTCCACCACCTGACATTGAAGATATGAAAGGCAAATGGCCTTTTCTTTTCATGCCAAGGTATATATACGCACATTTTGAGTTGCTCACAGACATCAATGTGCTTCGTAGCTTGGAACTCAGTATGGAGGAATGTGGAAGAGCCATCACAGAATACTTCAGGGGAAAACCTACCAACAAAGATGTCAAGGATATCCTCTCTAATGGTGAAGATAATGAGATGGCACTTCGTGTTGTTCAATTGCTCATGGCACACTTTGGAGAGGACCTAACCGGACTGATCCTCCTTACAgatgtaagttttattttttatttagccacAAAAGGGTGAATACTACTTTTTAGACATTTGCAGTAGAACTCGCCAAGACCTGTACAAATAAAATTGTTACCCTTTACCCAATTTTGAATGGCAAATCTATTTAGCAGTTTGACTGTACTTCAGAAGCCTACCTTATTCACCTCTAGGTTACTCTCACCTAGTGTTTACTAATTATTGACCTTTTTACAATTTTTCTTCTTAAAAATCGTATTATGGTAAGCATAATATATTTGTTCCCTAAAGGTGTCTGCCACTGCAGCTGACGTTGAGACAACTCTCAGTCTTCCTGCAAGTCCACGCCTGATACTGTCtggtatacatttaatttaaattcctTGATAGACACATTATATACAGTATCATATCGACCATTCATCTTAGGTTTACAAATGTTTACACAAGGTAACATGCATTCCCATGTTGTTATGACTTAAAGTTTCAGGTGCAACAGGGCAAGTCACAATTAATGGTTGGATGATCACTTTTGAGGGGCGTGTAATATCTGAGGGCATCACACCAACATTTGCAACGGGACTTGCTGCTGTGTTTGCAATCTACTATATATTCAACCTTCAATATCAAGATGAAGCAGCCTGCACTCTGGAATTCATTCAGAGGTAAAAACCCCTTCATTCCTTGTCATCATTATATggatatacaattaaattaatgtgtatgtgtttgtatttgtatttttgcataaaatggtattagtactgtacatttcaagccacaaaacacacacacacacacagtaacagtAACACAAAACAGTAAGTTGTTGCAACCCCACTCTGATTTTAGACTATTTTGATTTCAGGCGCTTCATTGGTATAAATCCAGAGAGAGGGACAAAGGCCAAAAGGGGAAAGGTTGTCTCCAAGAAGAAAGGTGTGATCGTCCAGAAGAAGTCTTCTGCAGTCAATACACACGTCGCCATGCTACTGAAGAATCTCCTTGACTTTGAATGGAACTTCATATAGATCGGTGAGCTCTTTAATCTCACTCTCTTTGTTTTGACAGTCTGGCATTGACACATTAAGCCACAAGAGAACTGGTATTATTACTTCATAAACATTAGCTTGGAATGTATACTGTActtattgtataatttatttattattatgattatgattgtTTGCTGTTGTTTGACAGTGGCAACACTGGAATAATGCTGCAGAGAGGAACAGCTACCAAAGTGATGGTCATCTCTCCTGGATCCACGAGAACCAAAACGTAAAAACACAAGCCTACCTCACAGGACTATTTTCAGAGGTAAAAACATAAGCCTACCTCAAAGGACAATTTTAAGAGGTAACCTGCAAGTCTAGTGGCACAGATGCCTACCTTACAATTTCATccctaaatgttttttattttattttattgatgcaTATTGTCAAAATGTTCTACTGTACTATAATAGTTTCAAAATGGccttaatgcacattttcaaaatgttctcaAGTTTGTTTTCGAAATGTTGCTAATTCTgcatgttcaaaatgttattataaaagtatatttttacagGCAATACATTGCATTTTAAGAGGAAAAACATGCGCCTGTGGGCTTTTCCCCCCAAAAACATTGGCAAAGATGCTTGTATGCTAAATGTTCTtacttatttaatcaaaaaaggTCTTAATGTTGTCTTAATAGTGTAGTTTTCCAAGAGAATTTGTTAAGTGTTCAAACTtatgtcttaaagggttagttcacccaaaaatgaaaattctgtcagtaatcactcaccctcatgttgttccaaccccgtaAGGCTTTCGttcttcttcggaacacaaattaagatatttttgattaaatctgagagctgtctCACTCCTCCAAAGGCTCCTAAGGGATTGAAAGTTGCCGGCCCAGAAAAGTCattaaagacattgttaaaatagtccaagtgACTACAGTGGCTCAACCATATGTTTatcaagtgacgagaatactttttgtgcccaaaaaaacaaacaaaaataataactttattcaactatTCATTTTCTTCTGCGTGGGTCTGAGTATATTCATGTAGTGTAACAGCGCAGCGCATCTGTGTTGTACGTCACCACGTGGGCTCACTATTGGCCGTAGCTGGTCATGTGTGTGATGCGTGTGATGTACAACACAGATGCGCTGCGCTGTTACACTACATGAATATACTCAGACCCACGCAGAAGAAAATTaatagttgaataaagtcattatttttgtttgttttttgcgcacaaaaagtattctcgtcactttatAAACATATGGTTGAACCACTGGAGTcacttggactattttaacaatgtctttaatAACTTTTCTGGGGTGGCAAGTTTCAATCCCTTAGAAACCTATGGAGGAGTGATCCAGCTCTCAGatatcatcaaaaatatcttaatttgtgttctgaagatgaatgaaagtcttacggggttggaacaacatgagggtgagtgattactgacagaatttttgggtgaactaaccctttaaataagatAAAGTCATCTATAGATCATGCCCTTCCCATTTGGTAAAGGGTTAGGGGCAGTCTCTGACGAGCAATCTAAGAGTTTAAGTTTATTGCCATAGTCTAAAGCAGACACTACTTTTCCATTTGTTGTATTCATGTTGTTAACATTGCTCTTTGAAATAAAGGTATTTGATTGTGAAGTTTGTATTGCTTATTTTGCACAATATTCACAATAATGTATATCTTAAGCAACTGTCTATAGGCCTGAGAATAATGAAGTTTATTGCAATCAATACTGATTGCAATGAAGACTTTTAGTAAACTTATAAATTTAGTTATTGTATTATCTACTGTACCTGTCTAAAGTAAACTGTGAAAAGTTAAAGTAACAACCTAAACAATATTGTAATTTCCAAATAATCACagaaatatgcatttgttttactgtattagaCTGAAACCATTTAACAGTGTGACTACagaaatatactgtatttctGGTTTACAGACTACTACTGTAAAATTACGGTATATTGCTGGCGTCTTTGCTGCCAGctctttactgtaaattatagAAATACAGAAATATACCATTTTTCTGGTTTACAGACTACTACCGTAAAATAATTTTACGTATGAATACCGTAAAAATAACGGTATACTGCTGGCGTCTCTGCTGCCAGctctttactgttattttacaggaaaattttttacagtgtacataacTTTAAGTTACTTTAATGACCAGCAAAACAGAACTACACAGACAGGGTTTATAAACGCAAGAAAAGTAATCAGAAGAACAGAAACAGATGGGgagtaatcaattaactaaacaagaaaaggaaagtgACCAAATAAAGAAAACTCAAAAGGAACAGGAAAATGGAAGTCCATGAATGAGACATTACTCCCCCCTTCTGGAAGGCTTGTCCTGAGTCGAAACACCGGGGAGGAGGGGGTGTGCATCATGGAGGTCGGTGCTGGACAGGAACAGGGTGGAGTTGAGGAGGACCTCCAAGGTGGATCTGGAGACCCGGGCGACCATGGCGGATCTGGAGACCCGGGCGGCCATGGCGAATCTGGCGCCGAGGCTGCAGCCCCAACCCCCACCTCAGTCTCTACGGCTGGATCcctatgcccccccccccccaaactctGGGTCTGGAGCCGACAcaggagcgagctctggggctggagccaacacaggagggagctctggggctggagccaacacaagagtgagctctggggctggagccgacacagGAGCAAGCTCTGGGGTCCAGGGGCCCTCCCTGGGCTTGatgggggatcaggagccccTGCTGGGCTTAATGGGGGATCGGGAGCCACTTCTGGGCATAACTCAAGAACCAGGAGCCTCTTCTGGGCTTAACAGGAGATAGGGAGCCTCTTCTGGGTTTAACAGGAGATAGGGAGCCTCTtctgggcttaactcaggaacaggagccTCTTCTGGGCATAAAAGGAGATCGGGAGCCTCTTCTGGGCTGAACAGGAGATTGGGAGCCTCTTCCGGGCTGAACAGGAGATCGGGAGCCTCTTCTGGGCATAACAGGAGATCGGGAGCCTCTTCTGGTCTTAACTCAGGAACAAGAGCCTCTTTTGGGCTTAACAGGAGATAGGGAGCCTCTTCTGGGCTTAACTCTGGAACAGGCGCCTCTTCTGGGCAAAACAGGAGATCTGGGGCCTCTTCTGGGCATAACAGGGGATCGAGAgtccatcctgggcttaactggggatcgggactgggcagaaccagcggagacgcaGGAGATTCAAGGCTGGACGAAACCAGCAGAGACGCAGGAGATTTaaggctgggcagaaccagcagagacacatgAGACTTAGGAGGTGAAGGAGGTGAAGGGAAGGACCCTAGAGGGGAATCTGGGGAGAGGATGGGTGCGGAGAAACTTGGGGGTAATGCCATGTCTATGATATTATAGCTGGGGGCTGGCGATGGAGGCTGCTCTGGGGGAGAGGgttgtttaatataaatatggCTTGCCATAATAGTCACCGGCGTTCGTGTCTTCGGTGCGGCGAAAGTGGGGATTGTGGCATTGGCTTTGCTGAACGAGGCAGCCTTGACCTGCCACAGGCTGCCGCATTGACGAGCTGAGGGAGACAGCTGAGCTCGGGAGGCTACTGGGGTGGTAGGGTTTGGGAAGGCAGACAGCAAAAAACAAGTGCCCAGGGACGAGTCGTGATAGCCCACCCGGTTGGCGAGCTCAAGGACATCCTCTACATATCACTCCAACCTCTGACCACTCTGCCTCAAACCCCTCGGTGCTTCCTCAGCCTTCATTTTTCGGTTTAGGTCAGTCCTTCTGTAACAGTGTGTGTCTTTAAATGAAGGGTACCAGACGAAAAATCCAAAAGAAGTAggttttaatgataaaaattgcaaataacaaacacatacataactTTATGTTACTTTAAGCAAATCCAAATgcagtgtgagtttaatgggtaatccaaattcaggatccaacaagcagggggtcaaaaccaaaaatcaatccaaacaaacagggataggaacaggaacaggaacaggaaaaggaacttgaaactctgaaggcgaggaaactgggtgacggaaagaaaggactccatgaaaacaaacagaaacagactggttaatataggcagggtaatgactatcaagtgaagacacctgagtgcaattaacaggagtgcaattactgtgatgaagggacaaggctttgtgggaattgtagtgcctgcggtgaggtgcctatggagaagtgagaccactagtggagaccccggggaacagagaccagacaccgtgacattaccccctcctccacggagcagctaccagatgctccacccaaacacaagaacagaccaggagggaggtggagcggcggacgACCAGGGGGACGGACGGAGGGCCAGCTAATATagggaaacagaaaaaaaaaaaaaaactaaaacaaaacaacaacaaaacacaagtccaggagggaacagaaagttcagtggcccagggccgaaccgacagggcaggaatccagagtgGGActaggtggaattggagccatgcggtcaagacagaagcccaccagggcggcgcagaagaccaccacatccgtgctgtcgagacagaagtccaccagggcggcgcagaagaccaccacatccgtgcggtcgaga is part of the Carassius carassius chromosome 33, fCarCar2.1, whole genome shotgun sequence genome and harbors:
- the LOC132114092 gene encoding uncharacterized protein LOC132114092, producing the protein MASSDWSVSGSSSPTLCTPPNSSSSQLSTISSCSSQGRNSEQINRPSTSQIMKTWPETFQVPWEQMPQEIRSAIADGKRPKPVERRQMVRVLADEMRRYEANPTRAQCLTVVRNIIRQYPKSFADIAPDGSLLCGGYTSLLIQLKNRIENVNRDGSFSCHRSSTGKRGPTNTYGCTRFQPELPPEETDDTVEQHRQRLEEIYRQEGAGGAERAEVKNLMELTFTLQRRHINTLPPPDIEDMKGKWPFLFMPRYIYAHFELLTDINVLRSLELSMEECGRAITEYFRGKPTNKDVKDILSNGEDNEMALRVVQLLMAHFGEDLTGLILLTDVSFIFYLATKG